The proteins below are encoded in one region of Dioscorea cayenensis subsp. rotundata cultivar TDr96_F1 chromosome 18, TDr96_F1_v2_PseudoChromosome.rev07_lg8_w22 25.fasta, whole genome shotgun sequence:
- the LOC120282566 gene encoding uncharacterized protein LOC120282566 has protein sequence MNNTEGAQGEKRKGTPNKRWTKEMDNVLIPLLADMARSGLKVDKSFKRQAFVEAANVVNKKKLVLEDETYRTYVEGQPKAKEYLNKPIPFFDELRLVAGDDHATGDYARTIFDQFGSTPGEDESAPPLNTPLDGEPMETENERHEALRASTNKTTARATRRTRTNGENGLGENIGEKIGELAASIDRNRKRTWKEKLADVLWNMEGYSDDDMEMVYNKLIDNKKEAENFYLRKPSL, from the exons ATGAACAATACTGAAGGTGCACAGGGTGAGAAGCGAAAAGgaacaccaaacaaaagatggacaaaagaaatggataatgTCTTGATACCATTACTTGCAGACATGGCAAGAAGTGGTTTAAAAGTTGACAAATCCTTCAAACGCCAGGCATTTGTAGAAGCAGCTAATGTTGTCAATA AGAAGAAGTTGGTGCTAGAAGATGAGACCTACCGTACATATGTGGAG GGACAACCAAAAGCTAAGGAGTATTTAAACAAGCCTATACCCTTTTTTGATGAGCTACGTTTGGTTGCTGGAGATGATCACGCTACTGGTGACTATGCACGGACCATCTTTGACCAATTTGGTAGTACACCAGGTGAGGATGAGAGTGCACCTCCACTCAATACACCATTAGATGGCGAACCTATGGAAACAGAAAATGAAAGACACGAAGCACTAAGGGCTTCTACAAATAAGACCACTGCTAGGGCTACCCGTAGAACAAGGACTAATGGTGAAAATGGTTTAGGAGAAAacattggagaaaagataggtgAGTTGGCGGCATCAATAGATAGGAATAGAAAAAGGACATGGAAAGAGAAACTTGCTGATGTGTTGTGGAATATGGAAGGTTATAGTGACGATGACATGGAAATGGTCTACAATAAGTTAATCGACAACAAAAAAGAGGCCGAGAACTTCTACTTGAGGAAACCATCTCTCTGA